AATGTTCAATTCTTTAAGTTCAATTGGAGTCATCCTATATGGAGCTATTGATATTGGATCTGTACATGGATACAATTCTATAGAAAAATCCATCTCTCTGTGAGGAGGTAAACATGGCAATTCTTTAGGAAAAATATCAGCAAATTCACAAACCATTGGAATACAATCTATAGTtgtcttctttttccttctccctgcatattaaaaagaaaatagtgtcCACCATCCTTTCTTGACCACTTATCATCCAGGTTTCGAATTAATGGAATAAATGTAAGCCTTCTATCACCAtagaaactcaaatatgaactAGAAGAGGTTTGGAATGttactttcttcaaataacAATCTAATACAGCATAATGTCGGGCCAGCCAATCCATCCCCATAATTACATCAAATGATGAAATATCAAGAAGAACTAGATCCATTGTAATTTCAAGACCCCTAAAATAAAGTACACAAGCATGACATACCCACTTGGTTTCCACCTTACCACTCATAGGAGTCTCAACACATAATGAATAATGAAGGGAAACAAATTCTATGTCTAGCATGGAGGCAAATgatgtaaaaataaaagagtgggTAGCTCCTAGATCAAATAAAACATGTGCCCAAGTGCTAAAACATAAAATCATACCTTCCACTACGGCATTTGACTCTACATTTTGTGACCCCAATGCATAGAATCTCCCTTATTGTCCTTGCTCTAGCTTCTGATTAGGCTTTCCTTGTCTAAAGTTTCCTTCCCCTTGAGGTTGCCTTCCTTAGATTCGTGAGTTTATCAGTTGAAACTGTCGTTGAGATGGTTGGTACGCAAGTTGTTGAAATTTTGGGCACTTCCTGTTAAGATGTCCCATTTCACCACATTCATAACATTTCCTTGGTCCCTTGGCCCAATCTATAGTCTCACTATACTGCTCTTGTTTTTTGGGTTGTTGTTAGGGATGAGTCACTTTCTGGCGCTTAGAATCTTGTTCCCGTTTTTCTGAATCACCAAACCTAGAATTTCTGCTTCTCAACCTTTGAGCTTCCTCTATTTCCCTTTCTATAACAAAAGCCCTTGCCACAACCTCACTGTAAGTATGAAGCATGAAGGGAGCAACCTGTGATCTAATGTTCAATCTCAACCCCTCTTGGAATTGTTCAGCTCGCATTTGTTCATCTATAACCACATTCGGAGCATATCTAGATAGTTGTGTAAACTTTGCTGCATATTCAGTCACTGTCATGTTCCTTAGAACCAAGTGTATAAATTCAGCTCTTTTTTGTCTTCTAACGGCCTCTAGAAAGTAATTAGATAAAAGAAGCTCCTCAAATTGCATCCAAACCATCTTAGTTACATCCTGAGTAGTCTTGATCATATCCCACCAGTTGTCTGCTTCAGCCCTTAACATGAAGAAAGCTAAAGAAACTCTCATTTTCTCAGGCACTGCCATTACATCcagtattttctttatttctttcatccAATTCTTAGCTTCAAGAAAATTAGGCTCACCCCGCAAGATTGGAGGAGTCAGTGCTTTAAATTCTTGAATTAGGCTCACGTTATGGCATTCTAAACCAGCAGCTGGATATATTGTAGCTCTTCCCTCAGTTACATTAGTGTGAGATAGTGGAGATGATCTAGTTGTTCGTCTAGGCCTTGTTGTTAATCGGTTCCTTGCTCTAGGCATTTTTTCTTAGAAAGGTATACAAGGATTAGATTATCAATACATTACATTATAAGTGTTATTCATTAAATCAAGCATCCTTAAACAATACAATTAAACCACTTATGTCACATACaaacattttgaaaacaaaCATAATACCAACAATACCATAGTAATGGATTCTCAATGATCAGGAATTCACACAAGCAACATGATCAAAGTTATCATAGCTAGGCATACTCACACCAATACAACCAAGAATGTCATCAACACAACAAAAACACAAACCGAACATTCATCATTTAACCTTTCACcataatatcaatatatcatgCATAGTAAACGAGTGTAACAATAACAATGACTCCAGTGCACCTATTAGGCTCGCCACCTATGGTCCATAATAGGTATCTAATCCCctatgctctgataccaagctATCGCACCctggttgttttattttttatttttttattttttgttcaaactgagcaattgatactcaaatacagtataaAGGCTCTCAAAGATATGaggatacaaaaatttaaatgttgagttcctacttgaTTTTGTGTAAAAAGAGAATATgcaaaacctgttataaagagtacatcttgtattaaactttgtaattattagttaacaaaatatgtttcgtttcacaaaagaaacttgtactacattaatttacatataccaaaaccccatggttcactacaggtagcccatactacaagtgcatatgaaataaataaataaataaataaataaatatatatatatatatatatattacatcattcctacAAAAAAAGATTTagtctttaatacaaaggcaaagcctcaaaacactttcaatgcgagcaaacaacatcaaatcacaataaagtattactcaagcattatttcctgcataggtctttTGACCTGCATCtaaaggtggaagagataaggtgagttcacaactcagtaagaaagtttataaccatcctaagcatacccttaaaatccttgaattaaacatgtaatagcatgcatgatgAACATTTTGTAACCATTAAGAAATATGCAATCATGTCAAACAagtatgcatgtgtttgctagtttcatctttgcttttccttgtccatcctttcacaaccgATAAACTATTCACCCCCACCAATCTATATATTAGATATTAATGCTCCACAAAATACTCGGTCAATATAATAATtactattctgggacatcacccaagggcaagtcatatcccatgtcttttgggactcatacccaagggcaggactaACCCAGTGTCTTTAAGGACTAAAACCTAGGgacaggaccaaccccatataCCCACATtagagtgtcttcctcgagggctttagggactttcaccccaAAACCCACGATCCCACATCaacaatatatcaaaggataatgcttgtagcatcacataaatacttcccaccaatcaattcttTGAATATCATTTGTGATTATTCGATATCCTTCTGtcaatgcaaccacaccatgaaccatttccacaacacagaaccatgaatcttcataccaatatgcattccaatctcaatgtaacatttcgacacaataaaccgagatgcaatgacacattaaaacattttatgaaattatagaaatgacatgaaattttcAATGAttgtttcaaggaaagaaatcagatacaccatggGATAACATAAAATTCCCTTCCTTACACTAAATTCCCTTCCTTACACGGACTTTCCCTTTGTGATTCTTTTATGTAGGTGATCTTTACCTATTACCAAGAACaaaatgaaacacataatttagacttcctaatgatgaaaatttaaacaatttactattgctaattttttttaaattctaatattCTCTAATCTACATGCCTAcaagttttcaaatcaaatttgaattgaattaaacaatatttacaatgcatattaatattccttaattaattaccaaacactaattattctgatttttcttaaagcctaacccattaacaaatcccaagtatccaaataacctaattaatcacatgcttactaatctatttttctattaaaccaaattaaacaaagatttatgctaatcttaccattaataaaatatttaagctaaaatactttaatccttaattaattgtgatttttaactaaaacatgtttatagctaattacactcaacttttacacaaattttaccgttaatttgtttcaacataccattaggaaccaaaataaactaaaattactACATTAAACAACTtacttacctcaaatctacactttctctctctagatcctcTCTCTAACCTAAGCTGCTGCAGGTAAAATAGTGCAAAATGAGTTGCAGACCCTTATATAGGGCTCTCCATGTagccaagtaggaggtggcaggCCACATGGCTACCACCAacccacccaagtaggaggtggcaagCCACTTGGTTGCCACTAACTCCAActtcccaattttgcactttagtccttcaagttatcaaaaattaaacccataattgcccattactcctttaggttttcataactatAATCAGCCCTTAAGAACTTAATAAGCATggttaagtcattaactaatctcacttaaccttaatcaaagtttaattcataattaaacaggattaacactaaactagttttaacatctaattaagcatgtttaaagttaagtactaaaataatcattattgcctatttaattcattggtGCTAGGTATTACACTAaatgccatgaacaactcaaggctatggatgacataaaggattctaggtcttgagctaagtgctctaaatgctatgaataactcggggttgtgaatgacatgaacgaattcaagttgtgagcttaagcctcaagatgctatgaacggctcaagatgctatgaatagatcaaGGCTATGATTGATATCAACAACTTGTCATGTGCTCAAGGCTTTAGAAGTTATGGACAACTCaaggatgtggatgatatgaacgactccgggttgtggatgatatgaaagacttaagatcgtgagcttagggctctagatgctatgaatagctaagggctaaaaacaaaaatcaaacactaCTTAAAAAAAGGCTAAGTACCTAAAAAATTCTAGTAAATCAAGTAAAAGGCTTAATTCAAAAGGTAAATCATTCCATTCCACAAAGACGAGAAGTATGACCTAATAAAAAGAACCCTACGTGGGAAGGGGACCTAAATAACTTAcccaaaaaatggtaaaaaggCTAATAAAAGATAACATTCGAGatccaagaaacgtaaaaccaAAAAAGTGACCACGTGTCGCATAAAAAATCTCAAGTTGTTTGATTACACAAAAAACATAAATGACCCAAAATGACCATAATAAGTTTCTCAAAACAAAAGACACCCCTAAATAGCTACACTACTAGAGTGCACTTCATCATCATTCTTTTAGCAGGGTAAAGCCACTCGGAGTAGCTTCCACTAGTGCATCATCTTCTAGGCCAGCTTCATTATCAGAAGAAATATCTTTCGTGATGCCATGTTTCTACATGTAGTGTCTGTATCTGTAAAAGTACCATCCACTTATTTCTAATACACAATTTTGAGCTCCTTCTCCTTGACAAAATCAACCCGAGCTTGCTTTAACTCACCTTCAATCGAGCACTTTTTTCATCATCTTTCTCCTAGCAGATTTTGTCATAGCATTTTCTAATGTAAGACTCTAAACCTCAATATGGAGAGTCTCATTCTCCATTTCAGCTTTGCACAGGAGACTAGCACCATTTTCCACATTTTTTCACTCCTTTGTAGCCTCAAACCGGGCAACTTCAAGTTCCAAATAAAGCTTCTAATGTTCAACCACTACTTGTGTTGTGTACGctctaattttctttacaacCTCCAACCTTTGGAAAAGATGATGTCGAAGCCTCATCAAGTTTCACACTTCGTCTACTATCTAAACTAGAGCCAGACAAACCCAGTTGATaagcaaacaaaaaataaaagtgtatatatatacaaatactcACCACCTTTGTTGATTGGAATGTCAAGTGCTCACATGTCACTATCACTGCCTTAATGGCATTATAAGGACTACCGCTTGCGATCCATGTAGTAAAACCTTGCTCGAGGTCACTATCCACATGCACAGGCACTCTTTGTAGTAGAGAGAACAATTCCCCCAAATTAGTAATCGAAGGTTCCTTCACCATAAAAATCAAGAATCTCCCTAAGAGTTCCTTAACTTCCTCCAAAGAAGGAACCTCTATAGAAGGAGCCGAGCAAGGTGATTGTTGCTTCTATATTGAAACATTGGGAATAGAGATAGGGCctataattgaatgaaaaatgatggaatccatAGGATCAGGCTGTTTGATGGTTTGTGAAATCCATTAGGGGGCATTATTTGACATAGTCTCGGAAGAATATGAGAGATTCAGAGTTGTGTCCTTGCCCGAACCAGATGACCGCATTTTCTTTGGCATAGGTTGAACACCTTTAGCCTAACTTTTTTTTTGCCTTTCCATGTAGTTGACCCGAAGATCTTTGGCTATTTCTTCTTTAGTTTCTTCTTCATTTATCAGACAGAGCGACATTGGAGGGAAAAGGCTCACCGTCCTTAGATTCAAAAACCTCATCTGAAGAAGTCACTACTTGAAAGGTTCCCATTTCTTAGGCTTGCTCGAAGATGGACGCGATGCAAAAGTAAGGGCCTGACGCAATGTGCCTTCTTGGCATTTCTTCTCTTGTGTATCCAAATGGGCTTATCGTGCCTTTGTATCAGCTACTCAAGCGACCTCATAGTACTAAAGATCTTTCATAAAGTAATGCTCTTCGGGCATTGGTGAAGGGGTGTTATTTGAGGGAACACGAGAATTGTGAAGGGCGTTGGATTGGTCATAATAGACTTTAAGTTCTTTTCCATCAACATGATGACAAACTTCTATTTAGATGAatcaatttcaaataatttgttaagaCGGTCCCACAAAGCTTTCTTTACTCATTCCACCTAGTGACCTCGTTTCTCTTTACCTAAAGAGCGAAAATCTCAATTAAGTCATCAAACGAATCACAAATAAAGATATACGCATAAAAAGACaatcaaatgaaacaaaatatgtAGTCGACATGTCAAGGGTTCtgtttggatgaaacaaacaattCGAACCCTCAATAGCACCACTCCATAGCCTGGACACTAGGAGGCTTCATTTTTCCCATCCCTTACTCGTGTCGGGAAACTTAGTAACCATTTGCAAAGAGAGGTGTGAGCGGTTAAGCTGAATCTCTCCTAAAGGCTCATCTTAATGGTACATACAAATAAAACCTTTAGAAGATAAATATCCAACTAATAAAGCTTGTTCAATATGTTGTATCCTATCATAACTCGAATAATATTCGGGTGAATAAGGGTAGATGGGATATTTGAATAATGCAAAAACTACTTTAATAAAtatggaagaagaaaaacaaaagcatgcaaaaaaattctctttagtaaagaaaatcaaattgtgTGGAAACCCATCTGTTGGTAGGGCGTCACTATTTAAAAGCTAAATATCAATGGAGTTGGGTATTTGGAAATGGGCATGAAACTCCTACTTAGAAAGTTTGTCTATTAGCCGATCCTTAAACCAGCTAGAGTGTGAAGCTCTTGCACCACCACACTAGAGTCAACCACTTGTGGAAGCCATATCTCTCAAATTTGCATAAACATGAGATATGATGAAGACATAGACACCTACGTGAAATGGTGTAAGAAATTAACCACACAAGACCCTACAAGATGATGTAAACCTAGTTTGGAAGAACTCTAGAAACCTTAATCATCTAAACAAACCTAAATACCTGAAAAACTTACAATAAGGGAACCTAGGTAGTATCATAAAGAACTTAAAATAACATCAAATGCTTATAATAGTAACTTCACATGAAAAGCAATCACGACAATCAACTACTAAATCACAATAGGAACAAATTGAACGAAAAATCACAACCGGTATAAGGAATTTGAAAACGTAAGGCAAGGTAAATAACCTGGAGCAATTAGCACGAGAATCAACAGTGCAGTAGCAAGAACCTAGAAATCCAAAAGCAAATAGCAACAACAATGATAGAGAAACAGACTCGCAAGAAAGAAAACTAGTAGACAATGAAAGATGAAGGTAAAACAAGGATTTACATTATGAAACCTAGGAGCAATAGTTAAGGTACTCATTGATGGGACATTTCATGTCTAGTTCCAATGCCACATGCCTCTCAATGCCAAAagcatttttttgaaaaaccccTTTGATTTTCCAGTCGGCTCACTAAAAAGCAATTAGCTAGGAATGACTGAAAAAGAAGAGCGTTGTGGGGACCCTATCACAACTATAGTCAAATACAATCACTCAATCAGACAAGTAGGCAACTAGAGAGTCTCATCCGAACAAGTAGGTAGTCGAAGAGTCAAAATGACTAAATGGTATCCATCTGTTATAACTTACCTTGAATGACCTAATTCACAATAGGGAAATGTTTCAATTACTAATTAGTCTTCAATGTGCCACccattacaaattttaataaccAACTATTACGAAAGGGCAGGTTACATAACCCTCCATATATATAGTTGATGACCCATGAGTGAAATGTATGAAAAAGTTTCCTGCATTCTTTTCCTGTCAAGACTCTAATACTAACTTTGCCATCAGAAGGGATTGCCCTAACAACCCACCAAGGCAATCCTTGTTGTTGGTGTGCTACCCGACCACTTTATGTTTATGTCTAAGCAACTCCGAGACACGTCTAAGTTCAATTGGAACTAACATATATAAATAACCCTTCATATATATAGTTGATGATCCATGAGTGAAAGGTATGAAAAAATTTCTTGCATTCTTTTCCTGTCAAGACTCCAGTACTAACTTTGCCATTAGAGGGGATTACCCTAACAACCCACCAAGGCAATCCTTCTTGTTGGTGTGCTAGCTGACTGCTCTATGTTTCTGTCCAAGCAGCTCTGAGACACGTCTAAGTTCAATTCAtactaacatatatatatatatatatatatatttaaaaagggTCTTTAAGAAGTTAGATATTAGTTCTAAGGGATTATAGCAATTATATTAGATGGCTAGGAGGAAAGAAGATTCCTTCTTAGTCATGGAGGAAATGAAAAGTGGTTAATCAttaggatagaacccttaaaagcttgatatgatgtaacagatttagaatttattatttatttaataatattctaatttcacttttgtctatccttatttcatgcattatatcttATGAGCATTTTGGTCCAACATCTCTTACATTgaacatgacttaggtgcattaagagttgcacgaAAAATCCAATTCATGAGTTCCTTGCAAgtaaatgatttgttcacaaccaATTCATtaacttaggcaatccatttgaggttgtagtgaACCACCTTCTAATTAGATGGATAATTGGTCTGAGTCATTGAGATGAGGTTCCCTTGGTAAGAGCAATAGTGTGTATGGTTGACAAGACTTATAGTAACTCATGAcgtaaggctatcaagtagccatgacttcaccaagctgttatgttgtattattttttagacTTGGCAGAATATTAAGTTTGTGTCAAAATTTGTAGTAGTTTTGACCTATAGGTAATCCTaaaatgatcatatattccctatggatttgGTTACTATTGATGAAATCCATTAATAACATGTACTCTTAATAGAGACACTATGAAATCTCATGAAATTTGAGACAATGTTTCCCTTTGTGTGATCCTAAGGAAGTATGTTGAAGTAAACTATGACCttaatagttccttaagtggaccTTGACATAACCTTTTCGTGAACTCGGACATGCTAGTTTATCACACAATAGGAGGGTCTATAATTTAGGGATGACAGGGgtaatcttgaaaggttgattGCATTCACCTTATTAAATTACAAACATCAGTTCATAGGAAGGTTGTATATAGTAAATAAAAAGTCATAGACCCAAACACTGTGtcttattatttacataggatactttTATGTAGTTGACTTTTtatagtgggatattgaatcaacttcaaaattggattataagggAGCCACTATAAGTCCCAATGGTCTCAACTCAAGCTTATATTCCTTAATGACACAATTTATTAGGGTTGAATTGATTCTTAGTTCACTTATATgcataaggacattttggtaaATATGTAAGATTACACATGAAATAGTGAACGGTATCTctagattgagctaattgattaatttaaagTCTTATGAGGTTAAAGGTAATATCTAAGGCCCATAGCCAAATTAATATTCAAAGCCCAAATACAATAAAAACCTAAAGTCTAAGAACAAACTCAaagtcttcaatttttttttttcacatatgaTTCCTTAAAATACAAATTGAAAGttcaaaataaaacaagtgAGAATGAAACTAaagataaaactaaaactaaaaataaaaaagagtgaaactaagataaaatcaaatgaaatgaaatgaataaaaataaaaatagaagtacATGGGCTAAGAGTAAGAGAGCTTAAAATTTCTAATCAAATGGGCTTAaaattcaagaataaaaataggcttcaaagtttaaataaaaaagacctAGGACAAATTTTAAGGTTTACAAATATAGTGAGCttcttgataaaaataaataaaataaataaaaaccactAGACCATTGGAATGtctaagaaagaagaaaattcttAAATCAAGTTAAGTACTTCTACTAAGATGATCCCCATTTGTTTAAGTACAACCCCAACCAAGTGATTCGAATGTGCCTCCTGGACTATGAAATGGGAAATTTACTCTCAATGTGTCACTCATAAGCATGTGGTAACCATTTCTCAACAAAAAAGACTGCATTTTGGATTTTACTAACCCCATCTATTTAAGGATGTGTTTTCCTTTTGCAAATCTTGGGATAGATGCCAAAGAGGTGATTCTATCTCTAGAAAGTTGATGCCACTATACACTATTTTAAccatagaatttttttatttttgaggaataaattttatgggaCCATTTCCTATATCTCAAAGGTACCAATATATCTTGTTGGTATTTAAATATATGTCTAAGCAAATCAAAGATTCCCCACTAGGACAAATGATGCCTAAAATGTAAACAATTTCATCAATTCCCATTTCTTTTCCAAGTTTGGCACCCCAAAGCATTGACTAACGATGGAAGGAGACATTTTTGCAATAAGCTATTGAATTCCCTCTTAACTAAATATGGAGTGACTCACAAGGGGGCCACTCCATACCACCCCCAAACTAATGGGCAAATTGAATTTGTTAACAAAGAAATTAAGAGAATCTTGGAAAAGGTTATGGGTGGTTCTAGGAAGGATTGGACCAATCATTTGAATAATGCATAAATATAATTGTGTACAATACTATATTAGGTATGTCTTTGTTTAGGATTTTCTATGGCAAGTCATGCCATTTTCCTATAGAATTAGAGCGCAATGTATATTGGGTAGTGAGTCTTGATTTGATTAACTCGCCTAACTCAAGTCTTATCTACACATTTTTCTTTAACCTAAGCTTGACCTGATTTCAATTCAAACTTAGAAAAGGGCTTAGGTTGATGAACTTAGGTTAGGCAACTCATGTTGGGTTAGACTTCaaatatatatgatttattattGGTTGAGCCTGGGTTGACTATCAACCCAATCCAACCTTGTAACAActttagtttttaataataatactattGAAGTTTCCTTTTAATTACCTACTTACTAAGTAAGCACAAACATCACCTTCTTGCCTATCTTTAACCAAGTATGAGGTGTCAAGAGCATGCAACCAAGTATGAGATGTTGAAAGCATGCAACTAAGTATAATGTGTCGAAAACATGCAACCAAGTATGATGCAACCTAGAGGACACTAAGCCACCTTCATCATGTGACACCTAATAAGGCATGGTGACACATCAAGCTACTTCACCTACTCAAGCAATTGCAAGGATCAACCACATGTCATCTCCATGCAATAAGAGAGACACTAATCATTTCTCTTTGATCAACACCTAGTTAGTTCATGTTACAAGTCACCTATGTGTTCACTTACTTTAGGTTCCTATAAATAGGGTGTTCACCTACCAAGAAAGGAAAGAAGTATAAAGGAAATGAGAGAAGTATTAAAAAGCTCTTATGGTGGTGTTATTCAAAAGGTTGGATCTTTGAGTCAATGTAATAGATATAGTGCAATAATTCCAATCTAAAAGGTGAGTGatcttataatttattattttgcttGGTTTTAGAATTATGTATCTCATGCTTAAAAGGTTATatgtattcattatttttaaatatcatgaGATATACTTTGAAAATGTGTTGGTTAAATGCTatgtttataataaatatgtGCTCCTTGTATCCTtgctatatatatgtatatatatatatatatatatatatagttaagaTGGTTTGATGATCATGGAGGGATGGGTATGATTTAGGGAAGCTCTGTCTAAGGAGGTTAGGTTTTAAGTAGGACCATTGTGATCCTTGTAATCTTTTCTAGGAGATTACCTAGCACATATTATTCACtaaaaatcacttatattttcattatgATACTTTACATTATTGCTTTGGATGTGATTTTCATATACCCTAAACCTATATTATGCCGTAAAGATGGAGGGGGTACATCATAGCCAAGGAGGAAAATGTCaagatatatcggcgatatatcgccgatatatcatGTATCGGGAGGCGTTGACACGATATTTCGTGGAGAAAAATCGGAGGGGAGATATTTTCCGTAAATATCAGCGATATATCGGTTCGGGGAGATATATCggagattttttgaaaaaatcgccTCTGGTGACAAAATATCGATGATATATCGGAGATAAATCGTCGATTTTTTTGTGATATTTCCCCTCCTTCATGCAACGTGATCTGACGACCCAGATCACGCCCGTGTTGATCCGACGGCCTAGATGTGATTCCAATGGTAATATGGAGATCCAACGGCCAAATTACTCCCAATTTTTTATCCAACggccaaaattgattttcaatggtaaattaatgttccaacggctattttgacccaaatttcttctataaatagcccaaatttcatctatttcattcatttttgctttcattcttcattttctctctcattattccaatttttattaaggttgctcaattatttaatcattttaaggtatatttgttttaattgtaattaattttgtttgcaattgtaattaattcatgtattttcaattaattagtatgttcgcaatatggatgatttaatgttatttttacattcaattgtaattaatttttatatttttattgaattaacttaggttaatttgattatttaattataaattgatatgtttattttagatgattatttgtgatttaaactagttaacttagttaaattatttaattaatttaattaacatgaactagtatattttgaatatgaaatatgtttatttaatgtgtacaaattattgatatttaattaaatgaagtattttatgtgactttataatgagaacaattacaaaattaacatttcttatagatcgacatgatataattatatctaatatcacaaattatatcatatgtatatcaaatttgtcaataaaacaactttaaaatgtccattatacttctaattatattattataaggtTTTCCTTgtatttccatgagtttttaacaattttaagcctaccgatatttttttccaa
This region of Vitis vinifera cultivar Pinot Noir 40024 chromosome 5, ASM3070453v1 genomic DNA includes:
- the LOC132253832 gene encoding uncharacterized protein LOC132253832, which codes for MPRARNRLTTRPRRTTRSSPLSHTNVTEGRATIYPAAGLECHNVSLIQEFKALTPPILRGEPNFLEAKNWMKEIKKILDVMAVPEKMRVSLAFFMLRAEADNWWDMIKTTQDVTKMVWMQFEELLLSNYFLEAVRRQKRAEFIHLVLRNMTVTEYAAKFTQLSRYAPNVVIDEQMRAEQFQEGLRLNIRSQVAPFMLHTYSEVVARAFVIEREIEEAQRLRSRNSRFGDSEKREQDSKRQKVTHP